A single genomic interval of Oncorhynchus keta strain PuntledgeMale-10-30-2019 unplaced genomic scaffold, Oket_V2 Un_contig_27311_pilon_pilon, whole genome shotgun sequence harbors:
- the LOC127922830 gene encoding isotocin-neurophysin IT 1-like, whose protein sequence is GNVCRPQCSVLCLLFLLSVCTACYISNRPIGGKRSALDFPSRKCMSWPGDRGRCFGPQYLLWGRDGLLHGAPQRQIVVWSENYLTFPVWPESCSHDHDLLMKLLHMISHTPSHRVHQ, encoded by the exons TGGCAATGTCTGTCGCCCCCAGTGTTCAGTCCTCTGTCTGCTGTTCCTGCTATCTGTGTGCACTGCCTGCTACATCTCCAACCGCCCCATAGGAGGCAAGAGATCAGCACTAGACTTCCCATCCAGAAAG TGCATGTCGTGGCCTGGCGACAGGGGCCGCTGCTTTGGCCCCCAGTATCTGCTGTGGGGAAGGGATGGGCTGCTACATGGGGCTCCCCAGAGGCAGATAGTTGTGTGGAGTGAGAACTACCTGACCTTCCCTGTGTGGCCGGAGAGCTGTAGCCATGACCACGATCTACTGATGAAGCTACTGCACATGATTAGCCACACCCCTTCCCACAGAGTCCACCAATAA